In Sphingobacterium sp. R2, the genomic stretch AACAATTCTTCTTCGGGAAATTTTTCAATAGTTTGGCGGGTCAGTTTTCTATGGCCCAACCAGTGTTCAAGTAATTCTTGTTTAGAAATGATCGCTGTACTCATTTTTTTCGTATTTAAAATTTAAAAATTTACATCGCCTCTTGCGTTGTAATATGCCACAAATTTAGGCGGTCCAATGACAGCAGTATGGCAGTATGAATTTTTATACTCATTTTTTATTTCTTTTTCTTCGAACCTCGTGGTCGTTGCTGATACGAGAAGGGGGCAGGGGGGTAAGGCAGTTTTCCTGTTACAGGATAAAATAAAAAAAATAATTCATTAATTATTTGACAGTTATAAAAATGTTTGTAACTTTGCAGTCCCTTAAAGGGGAAAGTATGTCTTGAGCGAAGCCCTACTGCTTCGAAGGACTTTTAATTAATTAATTTACAACATGTCAGGTATTATTGGAAAAAAAGTAGGAATGACGAGCCTGTTTAACGCTGATGGGAAAAATATTCCTTGTACAGTGATTCAGGCCGGGCCGTGCGTGGTTACGCAGATACGTACGGAAGAAAAGGATGGCTACTCGGCAATTCAACTTGGTTTCGACGAGGCTAAGGAGAAAAACACGACAGCTCCTTTGAAAGGGCACTTTGCGAAAGCAAATACAACGCCTAAGCGTAAGTTGGTAGAGTTTAAAACTTTCCCAGATGCAAAACAACTTGGTGACGTAGTTGACGTTACTCTTTTTGAAGAAGGTGAGTACGTAGATGTAGTCGGTACTTCAAAAGGTAAAGGTTTCCAAGGTGTCATGAAACGTCATGGATTTGGTGGTGTAGGTGGTGCGACTCACGGTCAGCACAACAGATTACGTGCTCCAGGTTCATTAGGTGCTTCATCATGGCCTTCACGCGTATTCAAAGGTATGCGCATGGCAGGTCGTACAGGTGGTGACAGAGTTAAAGTTCAAAACTTACAGGTGTTGAAAGTTTACGCTGAGCAAAACCTTATCGTTGTTAGTGGTTCCATTCCAGGAGCTAAAGGTTCTTATGTAATCGTAGACAAATAGTAGAGATGGAAGTTAAAGTTTTAAATTTATCAGG encodes the following:
- the rplC gene encoding 50S ribosomal protein L3, which encodes MSGIIGKKVGMTSLFNADGKNIPCTVIQAGPCVVTQIRTEEKDGYSAIQLGFDEAKEKNTTAPLKGHFAKANTTPKRKLVEFKTFPDAKQLGDVVDVTLFEEGEYVDVVGTSKGKGFQGVMKRHGFGGVGGATHGQHNRLRAPGSLGASSWPSRVFKGMRMAGRTGGDRVKVQNLQVLKVYAEQNLIVVSGSIPGAKGSYVIVDK